A genomic region of bacterium contains the following coding sequences:
- the bamA gene encoding outer membrane protein assembly factor BamA: MIKNILVFTLAFKIGFCSIVAKISFEGNKRVSNEEIKKILPIKEANEFFPYKEKDCIKAIYNLGEFEEIESKTKEENGSISITFFLKECPLIKKITFSGNKKKKTEQLKELLTIKEGKPLFIPKINEEKNKIISFYKKEGFYFVEVEPKIKEEELIFEIKENEETKIKKIRFSGNRAFSSFRLKWKMKRGKGDAYIKENIDEDIDRLCQFYKEQGYARVTIQEPKISFEKKGIIVDITVNEGKKYKIGKIEIEGNTLFSNDEIRGLIKVKEGEIYNLKRLEESFRDIVRLYYNKGYVSAGIIPEEFFKFKSGMVDYKIYIDEGEVSYIEGITIVGNKKTKDKVIRRELLIKEGDLLLWDNVSASRQRLSLLGYFEDVGIDILPGKEKNKKIVQINVIEGKRGTALFGLSYTSQYGIFGSIQTSLINLFGMGYSANIKADIGKKMTNYELSFNDPWFLDKPISLGVGLWHQKLTRDYYAEDREGGYISLGKRWKRFNRIYLKYKLNKSRFVDVKDDAPSDVIKWKNEWGLQYAVTSSIETGIIHDTRMPNVFSPEKGSKISLSSQFAGGILGGDINFYKPNFEASWYIPSLWKFILCLHTDFGFVEGKQVSDSEKFYLGGAKTIRGYEERSIHPLSGGGDSYLLLNTEYKIPLGKSLSFGIFLDGGNTWEKGEEVLLDLKYGTGFGLSFNSPVGPLRFDYAWPLSEENKQPQFHFTIGEAF, translated from the coding sequence AATTCTTTCCTTATAAAGAAAAGGATTGCATAAAGGCAATCTATAACCTAGGCGAATTTGAAGAGATTGAATCCAAGACAAAAGAAGAAAATGGCTCTATTTCAATTACATTCTTTCTTAAGGAATGTCCTCTAATAAAAAAGATTACCTTTTCTGGGAATAAGAAAAAGAAAACAGAGCAATTAAAGGAACTCCTTACCATAAAGGAGGGAAAGCCTCTATTTATCCCAAAGATAAACGAAGAAAAGAACAAAATAATCTCATTTTACAAGAAGGAAGGGTTCTATTTTGTAGAGGTAGAGCCAAAGATAAAGGAAGAAGAGCTAATCTTTGAAATAAAGGAAAATGAGGAGACAAAGATAAAGAAGATAAGGTTCTCTGGAAACAGGGCATTTTCATCCTTCAGACTTAAATGGAAGATGAAGAGGGGAAAGGGAGATGCTTACATAAAGGAAAATATTGATGAGGATATAGATAGGCTTTGCCAATTTTACAAGGAGCAAGGCTATGCAAGGGTTACCATACAAGAACCAAAGATAAGCTTTGAAAAGAAGGGAATAATTGTTGATATAACGGTAAATGAGGGGAAAAAATATAAGATTGGAAAGATTGAAATAGAAGGAAATACATTGTTTTCCAATGATGAGATTAGAGGGCTTATAAAGGTAAAGGAAGGAGAGATTTATAATCTAAAGAGGCTTGAGGAAAGCTTTAGAGATATAGTAAGGCTCTATTATAACAAGGGCTATGTCTCGGCAGGTATTATTCCAGAGGAATTTTTTAAATTTAAGAGCGGAATGGTTGATTATAAAATTTATATAGACGAGGGAGAGGTTTCATATATTGAAGGGATTACCATTGTTGGGAATAAAAAAACAAAGGACAAGGTTATAAGGAGGGAGCTTTTAATAAAAGAGGGGGACCTCCTTTTATGGGATAATGTTTCTGCATCAAGACAGAGGCTTTCCCTCCTTGGATACTTTGAGGATGTTGGTATTGATATATTGCCAGGCAAGGAGAAGAACAAGAAGATAGTCCAGATAAATGTAATTGAGGGAAAGAGGGGAACGGCCTTATTTGGATTAAGCTATACAAGCCAGTATGGCATATTTGGCTCTATCCAGACAAGCCTTATTAACCTCTTTGGGATGGGATATTCAGCAAATATCAAGGCAGATATTGGAAAGAAGATGACAAATTATGAGCTTTCCTTTAATGACCCCTGGTTTCTTGATAAACCTATATCCCTTGGTGTTGGTTTATGGCATCAGAAGCTTACCAGGGATTATTATGCTGAGGATAGGGAGGGAGGATATATTAGCTTAGGAAAGCGATGGAAAAGGTTTAACCGTATATATCTTAAGTATAAGCTTAACAAAAGCAGGTTTGTTGATGTTAAGGATGATGCCCCCTCTGATGTAATTAAATGGAAAAATGAATGGGGTTTGCAATATGCTGTAACAAGCTCTATTGAGACAGGGATTATTCATGATACAAGGATGCCAAATGTATTTTCTCCAGAAAAGGGCTCTAAAATTTCCCTCTCATCCCAATTTGCAGGAGGTATTCTTGGTGGCGATATAAATTTTTATAAGCCAAATTTTGAGGCTTCATGGTATATCCCATCCCTCTGGAAGTTTATCTTATGCCTCCATACAGACTTTGGTTTTGTAGAAGGTAAGCAGGTCTCAGATTCTGAAAAATTCTACCTGGGTGGAGCAAAAACAATAAGGGGTTATGAAGAAAGGTCTATCCATCCATTATCTGGTGGGGGAGATTCCTATCTCCTTCTCAATACAGAATATAAGATTCCACTTGGAAAAAGCCTTTCCTTCGGCATATTCCTTGATGGTGGAAATACTTGGGAAAAGGGGGAGGAGGTATTGCTTGACTTAAAATATGGCACAGGGTTTGGATTAAGCTTTAATTCACCGGTTGGACCATTAAGGTTTGACTATGCCTGGCCCTTATCAGAAGAAAATAAACAACCCCAATTCCATTTTACAATAGGCGAGGCGTTTTGA
- a CDS encoding ATP-binding protein, with the protein MIYTGFLLLGVFLNLLLGLFVLSREGKDKTKKTFCYWTISMAIWNFMDFGLSLFTNPQSALKWAQIMIIGVFFIPSTFYHFVVSFLKEGGRRRYYLIPIGYIISLTFIPTSLSGFLVSGVTPLKREGFFPLFAKTPFPFLFLLFFYGFTVAGVFLLVRRYIRTRSPMEKNQLKYVLIGLLIAGAGAIFNFLLAFKIRGVFPMGNIAELAFVGLTAYSIVKYHLMDINLVIRPGIIYGTLTGLIIATWLFSIFVFEQLFHIDSSGVRLLGLFVAIFVFSVLKDRVQYLVDRLFYRERQELAQATSKIAKDITSTVDPDIIATSTMDEIYKTCHPEFVSLLMLSRDMKFYEIKALMGEGEKEVFIPINDPLIGWLKRERRGIFREEKEGYLSKPKLRIVVEGMEKRKTRFTIPLFFQDELIGLLNLGDKRIGYYTYPEIDFLETVGKELSIALANTKLYSELKEKKEELEKALQAKTDFLHIVSHELNTPLSVIIGEIHVMERELKKKKIDLSSMTDLIKKKGEQLSLIIKDMMDVASLEKGEKKYEPKKEEIDVERLISEAVSSFKLMALNKGLIIRAEVGEEISFTSDKNVLENILFRLLDNAIKFTPSGGEILVGAEKKEDGVLFFVKDTGIGIREEDREKIFERFSQLDQSSIRKYGGLGLGLSIAKDMVLALEGKIWVEGEINKGSKFCFTLPSLK; encoded by the coding sequence ATGATATATACAGGTTTTTTGTTGCTGGGTGTTTTCCTTAATCTATTACTTGGATTATTTGTCCTAAGTAGGGAAGGCAAGGATAAAACAAAGAAAACATTTTGTTATTGGACAATATCTATGGCAATTTGGAACTTTATGGACTTCGGTTTATCTTTATTTACCAACCCCCAATCTGCCTTAAAGTGGGCTCAAATAATGATAATTGGTGTATTCTTTATCCCTTCAACCTTCTATCACTTTGTGGTAAGCTTTTTAAAAGAGGGGGGAAGGAGAAGATACTATCTTATCCCCATAGGCTATATTATAAGCCTTACTTTTATTCCAACAAGCCTTTCTGGTTTTCTTGTTTCAGGTGTAACCCCTTTAAAGAGAGAAGGTTTTTTTCCATTATTTGCCAAAACACCATTTCCTTTTCTATTTCTCTTATTCTTCTATGGCTTTACAGTTGCTGGTGTATTTTTGTTGGTAAGGAGGTATATAAGGACAAGATCACCAATGGAGAAGAACCAGCTAAAGTATGTCCTTATTGGCTTACTAATAGCCGGTGCTGGTGCTATCTTTAACTTCCTTTTGGCTTTTAAGATAAGAGGTGTATTTCCTATGGGAAATATAGCTGAGCTTGCCTTTGTTGGACTGACCGCCTACTCTATTGTCAAATATCACCTTATGGACATTAATCTTGTCATAAGACCAGGGATTATCTATGGGACACTTACAGGTTTAATTATAGCAACCTGGCTTTTTTCCATCTTTGTCTTTGAGCAACTCTTTCACATCGACTCTTCTGGAGTTCGGTTATTGGGTCTTTTTGTTGCCATCTTTGTCTTCAGTGTTCTTAAGGATAGGGTTCAATATCTGGTTGACCGTCTTTTTTACAGGGAAAGGCAGGAACTTGCCCAGGCTACCTCAAAGATAGCAAAGGATATTACATCCACGGTTGACCCTGATATAATTGCCACATCAACTATGGATGAAATTTATAAGACCTGTCATCCTGAATTTGTTTCTTTGCTGATGCTTTCCCGTGATATGAAATTTTATGAGATAAAAGCCTTGATGGGAGAGGGAGAAAAAGAGGTCTTTATTCCTATAAATGACCCATTGATCGGGTGGCTAAAAAGAGAAAGAAGGGGAATCTTTAGGGAGGAAAAAGAGGGTTATTTATCAAAGCCAAAATTAAGAATTGTGGTAGAGGGAATGGAAAAAAGAAAAACAAGGTTCACTATTCCCCTTTTCTTTCAAGATGAGCTTATTGGTCTTTTAAACCTTGGAGACAAAAGAATAGGCTACTACACATACCCTGAGATAGACTTCCTGGAAACAGTAGGAAAGGAGCTTTCTATTGCATTAGCAAATACAAAGCTCTATTCAGAGCTTAAGGAGAAAAAGGAGGAGCTTGAGAAAGCCCTTCAGGCAAAAACAGATTTCTTGCATATTGTCTCCCATGAGCTAAATACACCCCTATCAGTAATAATAGGCGAGATCCATGTTATGGAAAGGGAGCTTAAAAAGAAAAAAATAGACCTTTCCTCAATGACTGATCTAATAAAGAAAAAGGGGGAACAGCTTTCTTTAATAATAAAGGATATGATGGATGTTGCATCCCTTGAGAAGGGAGAAAAAAAATATGAGCCAAAAAAAGAGGAAATTGATGTAGAAAGGCTTATTAGTGAAGCAGTAAGTAGCTTTAAGCTTATGGCTCTTAATAAAGGGCTTATAATAAGGGCTGAGGTAGGGGAAGAAATATCATTTACCTCAGACAAAAATGTCTTAGAAAATATCCTATTCAGGCTTCTTGATAATGCCATTAAATTCACACCCTCGGGGGGTGAAATTCTGGTTGGTGCAGAAAAAAAGGAAGATGGGGTTTTATTCTTCGTCAAAGATACAGGGATTGGGATAAGGGAGGAAGATAGAGAAAAAATCTTTGAAAGGTTTTCTCAGCTAGACCAATCAAGCATAAGAAAGTATGGAGGCTTGGGTTTAGGGCTTTCTATTGCAAAGGATATGGTATTAGCCCTTGAAGGAAAGATATGGGTTGAAGGAGAAATAAACAAAGGCTCAAAATTCTGCTTTACCCTACCCTCGCTTAAGTAA